One Salipiger sp. H15 DNA segment encodes these proteins:
- a CDS encoding dihydrodipicolinate synthase family protein, with protein sequence MTFRLTLEGIYTPLVTPLNADGSFNLDRLADIVEHLIEKGVHGLISGGSTGENYAQTVEERLQLATFITEATKGRLPVIVGTGAMRTEDSIALAKGAREMGADALLLGTPPYSVPTERENALNALAIDRAADLPIILYNYPGRMGVSMGEEFLNRVSRSRNVIGIKESSGDINRVHLLARDYPHIQMSCGMDDQALEFFAWGARSWICAGSNFLPEEHVYLYETCVLNGDFVKGRKIMSAMMPLMRVLEQGGKFIQCVKHGTTVQAVPTGGMRPPLKGLNIDEKRELEQVIRVLKTTIADIKAGN encoded by the coding sequence ATGACCTTCAGACTGACACTCGAGGGGATCTACACCCCGCTCGTCACCCCGCTGAACGCGGACGGCTCGTTCAACCTGGATCGCCTCGCCGACATCGTCGAACACCTCATCGAAAAGGGCGTGCACGGCCTGATCTCGGGCGGCTCGACCGGCGAGAACTACGCCCAGACCGTCGAGGAGCGCCTGCAGCTGGCGACGTTCATCACCGAGGCCACGAAGGGCCGCCTGCCGGTCATCGTCGGTACCGGCGCGATGCGCACCGAGGACAGCATCGCGCTGGCGAAAGGCGCGCGCGAGATGGGCGCCGATGCGCTGCTGCTTGGCACCCCGCCCTACTCGGTGCCGACGGAGCGCGAGAACGCGCTGAACGCGCTGGCCATCGACCGCGCCGCCGACCTGCCGATCATCCTCTACAACTACCCCGGCCGGATGGGCGTCAGCATGGGCGAGGAGTTCCTGAACCGCGTCAGCCGCTCGCGCAACGTGATCGGCATCAAGGAAAGCTCGGGAGACATCAACCGCGTCCACCTGCTGGCCCGCGACTACCCGCACATCCAGATGTCCTGCGGCATGGACGACCAGGCGCTGGAGTTCTTCGCCTGGGGCGCGCGCAGCTGGATCTGCGCCGGCTCGAACTTCCTGCCCGAGGAACACGTCTACCTCTACGAGACCTGCGTGCTGAACGGCGACTTCGTGAAAGGCCGCAAGATCATGTCGGCGATGATGCCGCTGATGCGCGTGCTCGAGCAGGGCGGCAAGTTCATCCAATGCGTCAAGCACGGCACCACCGTGCAGGCCGTGCCCACCGGCGGCATGCGCCCGCCGCTCAAGGGGCTCAACATCGACGAGAAGCGCGAGCTCGAACAGGTGATCCGCGTGCTCAAGACCACCATCGCAGACATCAAGGCAGGGAACTGA
- a CDS encoding FAD-binding oxidoreductase translates to MSRSYTARRTPRHTGAAAWDAILGPRAPHAPLQGTQTCDVAVIGGGFAGLSAARRLLQLAPQARIALIDAGRIGQGASGRNSGFMIDLPHELTSDNYAGETKAQDQRVIRTNRAAIAFAAEAVQELGISPEFFRRDGKVNGAAGDKSHRQNLSYAAHLATLEEPHEALDAQAMFELTGSRHYLSGLYTPGTVMLQPAGYVRGLAAGLARHIRLFEDSPVLSLDRGNDAWTLRSLAGELHAGQVIMATNGHLESFGFMRNRLMHIFLFACMTEELSPEALQRLGGAPCWGITPSDPMGTTLRRISIGQGGNRIVTRSIATMEPGMETTPAQMRHAEGVMRQKFADRFPQLAGVKMAHGWSGHLCLSRNHVSVTGRLDDGLFAACCQNGLGTARGTLTGICAAEQALGHESEITRFFAQEPEPTRLPPAPLARIGANMFIRWREHQARSE, encoded by the coding sequence ATGTCTCGAAGCTACACCGCCCGCCGCACCCCGCGGCACACCGGGGCCGCCGCCTGGGACGCGATCCTCGGCCCGCGCGCGCCCCATGCGCCGCTGCAGGGCACGCAGACCTGCGATGTCGCGGTGATCGGCGGCGGCTTCGCCGGGCTCAGCGCCGCGCGCCGCCTGCTCCAGCTGGCGCCGCAGGCAAGGATCGCGCTCATCGACGCCGGCCGCATCGGTCAGGGCGCCTCGGGCCGCAACTCCGGCTTCATGATCGACCTGCCGCACGAGCTGACCTCGGACAATTACGCCGGCGAGACCAAGGCGCAGGACCAGCGGGTCATCCGCACCAACCGCGCCGCCATCGCCTTTGCCGCCGAGGCGGTGCAGGAGCTTGGCATCTCGCCCGAGTTCTTCCGCCGCGACGGCAAGGTCAACGGCGCGGCCGGCGACAAGAGCCACCGCCAGAACCTCTCCTATGCCGCGCATCTCGCCACGCTGGAGGAGCCACACGAGGCGCTGGACGCGCAGGCGATGTTCGAGCTGACCGGCAGCCGCCACTACCTGTCGGGGCTCTACACGCCGGGCACGGTGATGCTGCAACCAGCCGGCTATGTCCGCGGCCTCGCCGCCGGGCTGGCGCGCCACATCCGCCTCTTCGAGGACAGTCCGGTCCTCTCGCTCGACCGCGGCAACGACGCATGGACCCTGCGCAGCCTCGCAGGTGAGCTGCACGCCGGGCAGGTCATCATGGCCACCAATGGCCATCTCGAGAGCTTCGGCTTCATGCGCAACCGGCTGATGCACATCTTCCTTTTCGCCTGCATGACCGAGGAGCTCTCGCCCGAGGCGCTGCAGCGTCTCGGCGGCGCGCCCTGCTGGGGCATCACCCCCTCGGATCCCATGGGCACCACGCTGCGCCGGATCAGCATCGGCCAGGGCGGCAACCGCATCGTCACCCGCAGCATCGCGACGATGGAGCCGGGCATGGAGACCACCCCCGCGCAGATGCGCCACGCCGAGGGTGTCATGCGCCAGAAATTTGCCGACCGGTTCCCCCAGCTGGCCGGGGTGAAGATGGCGCACGGCTGGTCCGGGCACCTCTGCCTATCGCGCAACCATGTCTCGGTCACCGGCCGGCTCGACGACGGACTCTTCGCCGCCTGCTGCCAGAACGGTCTCGGCACCGCGCGCGGCACGCTGACCGGGATTTGCGCCGCGGAGCAGGCGCTTGGCCACGAGAGCGAGATCACCCGCTTTTTCGCACAGGAGCCGGAACCAACCCGCCTGCCGCCCGCGCCCCTTGCCAGGATCGGGGCGAACATGTTCATTCGGTGGCGCGAGCACCAGGCGCGCAGCGAGTGA
- a CDS encoding aldehyde dehydrogenase gives MTDLLTKAEYAALAKSLDLPVNAFIDGSFRPAQSGRTFETVNPATGAKLADVAACGSEDVDFAVAKAREAFEDGRWSRLHPGARKEVLLKLVKLLERNQPELAVLESIDSGKPVYDCATTDIPETIHCLKWHAELIDKIYDQVAPSSDSHIALVVREAVGVVGLVLPWNFPLLMLAWKIGPALAAGCSVVVKPAAETSLSTLRLAELAMEAGLPAGVLNVVTGSGAEVGEPLGRHPDVDMVSFTGSTATGRRFLHYSADSNLKEVVLEMGGKNPCIVLDDAENLDVVAAHVVNGAFWNMGENCSAASRLIVQSGVKARLLEKVAAHAREWPVGDPLDPETRIGALVSKAHYDKVAGYLGKVGKGKVVIGGEANGTHVSPTVVEIPGNDHVLAREEIFGPILSVIEVGSFEEAIRVANDTDYGLAASIFTSNAKRAIRGARMIRAGTVTVNSFGEGDISTPFGGYKQSGFGGRDNSIHAHDQYTQLKTIWLDLSDDAGDTVD, from the coding sequence ATGACCGATCTTCTGACAAAGGCTGAATACGCAGCCCTCGCCAAGTCCCTCGACCTGCCGGTGAACGCCTTCATCGACGGCAGCTTCCGCCCGGCGCAGTCGGGCAGGACCTTCGAGACGGTGAACCCCGCCACCGGCGCCAAGTTGGCCGATGTGGCCGCCTGCGGGTCCGAGGACGTGGACTTCGCCGTTGCCAAGGCGCGCGAGGCCTTCGAGGACGGGCGCTGGTCGCGCCTGCATCCGGGCGCGCGCAAGGAGGTGCTGCTGAAGCTGGTGAAGCTGCTCGAACGCAACCAGCCCGAGCTGGCCGTGCTGGAAAGCATCGACAGCGGCAAGCCGGTCTACGACTGCGCCACCACCGACATCCCCGAGACCATCCATTGCCTCAAGTGGCACGCCGAGCTGATCGACAAGATCTACGATCAGGTCGCCCCGTCCTCGGACAGCCACATCGCGCTAGTCGTGCGCGAGGCGGTCGGCGTGGTCGGCCTCGTGCTGCCATGGAACTTCCCGCTGCTGATGCTGGCGTGGAAGATCGGCCCGGCGCTGGCCGCGGGCTGCTCGGTGGTGGTCAAGCCGGCGGCCGAGACTTCGCTCTCGACGCTGCGCCTCGCCGAGCTGGCGATGGAGGCCGGCCTGCCCGCGGGCGTGCTGAACGTCGTGACCGGCAGCGGCGCCGAGGTCGGCGAGCCGCTGGGCCGTCACCCCGATGTCGACATGGTCTCCTTCACCGGCTCCACCGCCACCGGCCGGCGCTTCCTGCACTATTCGGCCGACAGCAACCTCAAGGAAGTCGTGCTCGAGATGGGCGGCAAGAACCCCTGCATCGTGCTCGATGACGCCGAGAACCTCGACGTGGTCGCGGCGCATGTGGTCAACGGTGCGTTCTGGAACATGGGCGAGAACTGCTCGGCGGCCTCGCGGCTGATCGTGCAGTCGGGCGTCAAGGCAAGGCTCCTCGAGAAGGTCGCCGCCCATGCCCGCGAATGGCCGGTCGGCGATCCGCTCGACCCCGAGACCCGCATCGGCGCGCTTGTCTCCAAGGCGCATTACGACAAGGTCGCGGGCTATCTCGGCAAGGTCGGCAAGGGCAAGGTGGTGATCGGCGGCGAGGCCAACGGCACCCATGTCTCGCCCACCGTCGTCGAGATCCCCGGCAATGACCATGTGCTCGCCCGCGAGGAGATCTTCGGTCCGATCCTGTCGGTGATCGAGGTCGGGAGCTTCGAGGAGGCGATCCGCGTCGCCAATGACACCGACTACGGGCTGGCGGCCTCGATCTTCACGTCGAACGCCAAGCGCGCCATCCGCGGCGCGCGGATGATCCGCGCCGGCACCGTCACCGTGAACAGCTTCGGTGAGGGTGACATCTCGACCCCGTTCGGCGGCTACAAGCAGTCGGGCTTCGGCGGGCGCGACAACTCCATCCACGCGCATGACCAGTACACCCAGCTGAAGACGATCTGGCTCGACCTGAGCGATGACGCCGGCGACACTGTCGACTGA